One Gardnerella vaginalis genomic window, TAAGTCGATACAGGTATGCGGATGATAATCGTCTTTACGAGCTTCCAGATATTGATGCGCAAAATCCTGCGGACGGTGTGAGCCAGAATGCGTGGTCGGATTTTGTAAACCTGCCTATGAGAACAAAATGGTCTCTTATGATGATATCTCGAGTATTCTTTGCTGCTTCTGCTGTTAAGTCAACCAGTTTTGTTGTTGAGCCAAAAGCAGACCATAAAAATCATTGCAGATGTTTAGACGTTTGCCCTGCGTGTGCGGAAAAAGTGGACACGGTTTACGAAATGATTGAAGGTAAAAATGAGCAATAACAACGTTAACGCCGTAAAATCCACGCCTAATAGTGCTCCAAGTTTAGAGCAAAAAAACGTTATAGAAGCGCCGATTAATCAAGACGTTCTAATAGTTGCTGGAGCTGGCAGCGGCAAAACATACACTATGACTCGCCGCGTAATACATTTAATTAAAAGCAAAGTTCCGCCAGAGTCCATATTGGGATTAACCTTTACAAACAAGGCGGCTGCGGAATTGCTAAGTCGCGTTTCTGCAGAGGTGAGTGCAAGCGGTGCAAATGGCGCAAAGTCATTCTTAAAGCCAGAAGTGATGACGTACGACGCGTTCTTTCAATCAATCGTAAGAAGATACGGGCTTTTGGTTGGCTTTAATCAAAACACCATGCCATTAAGCGATGCTGGCGCGATGGAAATCATAAAAAGTATAATCGGAAAATATTTAGATAATCCACAAAATCACAATAAAAATTTAAACAAATTATATGATTTTGACACGTTATGTTCAGATGTTATGAAACTTTGTGCTGAAATATCATGCTCAATGATAGGTGTAGACGCGCAAGGAAACACTTGTTCCAGTGTGTCTCAAGCAGTACAAAAAATACGAGAGTGGAATAACGAGTTTGCAGAACACTTAAAAAATGTCATAGGAAACAAGAAAGTCGAATCGCCATTACCTGCTAAATCACCAGCAATACCAAAATACAAAAAAGTCAAAAAAACTGCTGGAATGAGTGCGGAAGACGTTACAAAAACATCTTCAGAAAAATTTAAACAAGCGTGTAAAAAATACGAAAAATATTGGGATGATTCATGCTTGCAACTCTGCGTGAACCTATACAACTCATGTGTAAAAAGAGACATACTGTTAGATCTTGTTTTGCAATTTGACGCTGAAAAAAAGCGCGTAAACATGGCACAATTTAGCGATTTTACAATAGCAGCCTACTATTTAGTAACACATTTTCCTTCGATTTGTGCGCAATACAGGAATCAATATTCGCAAGTTCTTTTAGACGAATACCAAGATACTTCTACAACGCAAGCAATGCTTATAAATACGCTGTTTCATGCGGATAATGATGCGGATAATGATGCGGATAATGGTGGCGATTTTGCGGCGTCAAAGCGTACACACGTTATGGCAGTAGGAGACCCATTCCAAGCAATCTACTCGTTTAGAGGAGCGTCTACAGGAGCTTTTTGCAAGTTTGAACAAGACTTTAATATAAACAAACAAAACAAATATTCGCTAACTGTTACACGCAGAAACTCACTGTTTATATTAAAAGTGGCTAATGCTCTAACAGAAGTTATGCGCGGAGAATCCAACACAGATAAGTCACAAAATAATCATTCTCGCTTTAGCAGCATCGACGATAGAGAAGTAGAAGTTGAAACGCTGAAGCCTACAAAAGATGCAAAAAATGGCACGATTGCAGCGCTATTTATGCCATCTCAGGCAGAAGAAATCGACGCAGTAGTGCGATTCGCACAAAAAATTATAGAAAAGCAGGAAAAGCAGGAAAAACAGGAAAGTCAAGTATCTCAAGTATCTCAAGTATCTCAAGTATCGCAAGTATCGCAAGTATCACGCGAACCACAATTGGCAATACTGTTTAGAAGTAAAGCAAATATGCCAAAATATGCTGAAAAATTAGAGTCAGCAGGTATAAGAACAAGCATAGTAGGATACTCATCGTTAATCGAAAAGCCAGCAGTTAAAGATGTGTTAAGCCTACTAAAAGTAGTGCAAGATCACAGCGACTCAAACTCACTTATGCGACTCTTAGCCACACCGCGTTTTGCGCTATCTACCAGCGATTTGGGTGCATTAGCTGCAATCGCAAATAGCGCAAACACGGAATATCTTTACAACATTTACTCGTCGGCAGGATTATTAGAAGCAGATCTTCCTAAAAGTCAGTGGGATTCTGCAGTGCGAGAACTCAGAGACAAAGCAAACCGCGGCGAAAACTCAAGTCAAATCACAAACATTTATGGAGGAGTTTATTTAGCAGACCTAATAATGCGTGATTTTTCCACAAAAAACGACCAGTGGGTTAATCAAATGCAGCAAAAACTCAGCATTGAAGGATTTGATGCAGTAAAAAGACTTAGTAAAATCCTACATAATGTAGAAGGCGTACAAAGAAACTCGCTAACAAATGTAATGCAAGCCGCTGTTCAAGCGCTTAACGTAGACATAGATACAGCAGTGGGGTCTGCCTTAAAATACAAGGATTTTAGCAACCAAATCATGCTGGACGACATGCGTAGTGTGTTAGATTCGCTAAATGCAATTGTAGAAACATATATTCAAGAGATGGGCGAGTGGCAGGACGTCAGTTTGCGCGGACTAATAAGCTGGATTGACTCAGCAAAAAATCTTGATTCTCAGTCAGGATCCTCTGTTTCATCTTCAGCTCAGACAGAACCAGCGCAAGTCGTGCTAATGACAGTTCACCAATCCAAAGGATTGCAATGGCCTGCTGTTGCTGTAGTCGGACTAAATGAGGGCGCTTTTCCAAGCAATCAAGGCGATTCATTGAAAGTTGATGATAATGGGCAAGCTAGCGCGCGTATACCATTAGAGTTTGCAGCAAGTGTGCCAACTGCATTACGAGTGGACGCTAATATTTTGCCGCATTTTCCACATAATGCGACGCGTGTAGAGGCAATGCATCCTGAAAAAGCCATGCAAAGTTTAGATAGTGTTCAAAAAATCTTTGACGAGATTAAGCCAGATAGAACTAAAGCTTTACGTGAATTTGCAGAATCTGTTCAAGAGGCGGATTGTGGCTCTGCGGTTGCTGGCGATTTTTTGAGCGAAGAAACAAAGCGCGTTTACAATTCGTATAAATCCCAGCAAAGTGTTGATTCTATGCCATTTACGCAAAGTGAGGAGCGCGGAATACAGCTTCACATGGATGAGCGTCATCTTATGTATGTGGCATTAACTAGAGCAAAGTTCGCTGCTCTTTTAACAGGATCAGCTACCTCTGGAGATAGCGCTCAAAGTGGCAGAAAGCGCAGTGCGTCAGTGTTCCTTAACGAATCAATAAATGCTATTAAAAATCTCAATGGAGCTATCGAAGTCCAACGCTGTGATTCAGATGAGGAAAATAAAACAGAATCTGAAGAATCTGAAGAACAGGATGTTTCAAATCAGGATGTTTTCGGTTTTATAGCTGGAGATGATGCTCAGGAATTTGCTGCAGAATTCAGCAAAATTGCGCCTCAGTCTGACTCATCAAGTTTAGAGCCAACACTTAAATGGCCTTGCACATTGAGCAATACTATAGAAAAATCCTTAATAGAATCCGCAAAACTCGTGGAAAACTGCGATTCTGATTTGGAATCCGTATACGATTCATCCATCAACACAAACCCTAAATCGTTGCTCTACAAGGCAAAAATCTTCATACAAGACGCGGACTTAACATCACAAAATGACTGCGACTATTCGCTAGAAGAATTAGCCGAAAAAGTGAATAAAATATCTAGCGGATCAAGACTAAACGTAACATCGTTGCAAAAAATAAGCAAAATCGCACAAAATGCAAAAACAAGCGTTTACAACAATCTATTGGCTTGCATTCGACCAATCCCATCTATTCCTTCAATA contains:
- a CDS encoding ATP-dependent helicase, yielding MSNNNVNAVKSTPNSAPSLEQKNVIEAPINQDVLIVAGAGSGKTYTMTRRVIHLIKSKVPPESILGLTFTNKAAAELLSRVSAEVSASGANGAKSFLKPEVMTYDAFFQSIVRRYGLLVGFNQNTMPLSDAGAMEIIKSIIGKYLDNPQNHNKNLNKLYDFDTLCSDVMKLCAEISCSMIGVDAQGNTCSSVSQAVQKIREWNNEFAEHLKNVIGNKKVESPLPAKSPAIPKYKKVKKTAGMSAEDVTKTSSEKFKQACKKYEKYWDDSCLQLCVNLYNSCVKRDILLDLVLQFDAEKKRVNMAQFSDFTIAAYYLVTHFPSICAQYRNQYSQVLLDEYQDTSTTQAMLINTLFHADNDADNDADNGGDFAASKRTHVMAVGDPFQAIYSFRGASTGAFCKFEQDFNINKQNKYSLTVTRRNSLFILKVANALTEVMRGESNTDKSQNNHSRFSSIDDREVEVETLKPTKDAKNGTIAALFMPSQAEEIDAVVRFAQKIIEKQEKQEKQESQVSQVSQVSQVSQVSQVSREPQLAILFRSKANMPKYAEKLESAGIRTSIVGYSSLIEKPAVKDVLSLLKVVQDHSDSNSLMRLLATPRFALSTSDLGALAAIANSANTEYLYNIYSSAGLLEADLPKSQWDSAVRELRDKANRGENSSQITNIYGGVYLADLIMRDFSTKNDQWVNQMQQKLSIEGFDAVKRLSKILHNVEGVQRNSLTNVMQAAVQALNVDIDTAVGSALKYKDFSNQIMLDDMRSVLDSLNAIVETYIQEMGEWQDVSLRGLISWIDSAKNLDSQSGSSVSSSAQTEPAQVVLMTVHQSKGLQWPAVAVVGLNEGAFPSNQGDSLKVDDNGQASARIPLEFAASVPTALRVDANILPHFPHNATRVEAMHPEKAMQSLDSVQKIFDEIKPDRTKALREFAESVQEADCGSAVAGDFLSEETKRVYNSYKSQQSVDSMPFTQSEERGIQLHMDERHLMYVALTRAKFAALLTGSATSGDSAQSGRKRSASVFLNESINAIKNLNGAIEVQRCDSDEENKTESEESEEQDVSNQDVFGFIAGDDAQEFAAEFSKIAPQSDSSSLEPTLKWPCTLSNTIEKSLIESAKLVENCDSDLESVYDSSINTNPKSLLYKAKIFIQDADLTSQNDCDYSLEELAEKVNKISSGSRLNVTSLQKISKIAQNAKTSVYNNLLACIRPIPSIPSIDANLGTKFHAWAQQFVDSATPSESCACYEWKNIVKHGISLEKTPEDRQKVIDDFNQNSKASDSQSSAINKWKQRLIESRWAKRVPLAAEMPILMQIDDSAFADRIINGTLDAVFAGGLDASDTTKLYTIVDWKTGKRPKSAEQIRLKLEQLDWYRLLLARAANVDLNCIDATLYYVSEEDEANREIHALNKTRDEILCDMSF